Proteins encoded within one genomic window of Methanothrix harundinacea 6Ac:
- a CDS encoding 30S ribosomal protein S8e: MKWQGSSKRKFTGGRLISNRGKQKHELGREAGEPNVDTTRKKQIRTRGGNIKMRLLRCDVASVADPVTGKSKIAKIERVKDNSANLNYIRRNIISKGAIIKTDLGDARVTSRPGQDGVVNAILVAK; encoded by the coding sequence ATGAAGTGGCAAGGAAGTTCAAAGAGGAAGTTCACCGGCGGAAGGCTGATCTCAAACCGGGGAAAGCAGAAGCATGAGCTGGGGAGAGAGGCTGGAGAGCCGAACGTCGACACCACCAGAAAGAAGCAGATCAGGACCCGAGGCGGCAATATCAAGATGAGGCTCCTCCGATGCGACGTGGCCAGCGTCGCCGATCCCGTCACCGGGAAGTCGAAGATCGCGAAGATCGAACGGGTCAAGGACAACAGCGCGAACCTCAACTACATAAGAAGGAACATAATCTCCAAGGGCGCCATCATCAAGACCGATCTCGGAGACGCAAGAGTCACCAGCAGGCCCGGCCAGGATGGGGTGGTCAACGCCATCCTAGTCGCCAAGTGA
- a CDS encoding DUF1922 domain-containing protein: MYLIFRCSGCGRHLYAEEGSATRTCPCGKRIKLGQVKVLSRARDEREAGDLVRALQVEGRGMTGFSPAG, from the coding sequence ATGTACCTGATCTTCAGGTGTTCCGGGTGCGGGCGCCACCTCTACGCCGAGGAGGGGTCCGCCACCAGGACCTGCCCCTGCGGGAAGAGGATCAAGCTGGGCCAGGTGAAGGTCCTCTCCCGGGCCAGGGATGAACGAGAGGCAGGAGACCTGGTGAGGGCCCTCCAGGTGGAGGGGCGCGGGATGACGGGCTTTTCTCCGGCGGGATGA
- a CDS encoding radical SAM protein — translation MASFNPKVALQALVQMRVRRRPFVLSHGINARCNLRCPFCEYWRTPGPEMTSDEIFAMLDDARSFGIGVYNAWTAEPLLRPELPAILRHAKALGMVTSLITNGALLSERVGDLSCLDLLSVSVDGIGSYPEIRGAPLEPVLEGIRAARRAGHRVLINCVISRKNLGELAELVRLAEELGVLISFEPVHRAPGVVGEVWDDYTIGKADLPEYRRSIDGLIDIKRTGGPIINSITYLKMVRDQRRDFRCHAPGIVLSVASDGTVHACRVQKEPLGNASQGLASVWAASKRRREEIVRECGGCLFFGYVENSLLYDFVPEVLIHYRWI, via the coding sequence ATGGCCTCCTTCAACCCCAAGGTCGCCCTCCAGGCCCTCGTCCAGATGAGGGTGAGGAGGAGGCCCTTTGTCCTATCCCACGGGATCAACGCCCGGTGCAACCTCCGCTGCCCCTTCTGCGAGTACTGGCGGACCCCTGGCCCGGAGATGACCTCGGACGAAATATTCGCGATGCTGGACGACGCTCGATCCTTCGGGATAGGGGTCTACAACGCCTGGACCGCCGAGCCCCTCCTCCGGCCGGAGCTCCCCGCCATCCTCCGCCACGCCAAGGCCCTGGGGATGGTCACCTCCCTCATCACCAACGGGGCCCTCTTATCCGAGCGGGTCGGCGACCTATCATGCCTCGACCTTCTATCCGTCTCCGTCGACGGGATCGGCTCCTACCCGGAGATCCGGGGGGCTCCCCTGGAGCCGGTCCTCGAGGGGATCAGGGCGGCCCGGAGGGCAGGTCACCGGGTCCTGATCAACTGCGTCATCAGCAGAAAGAACCTCGGGGAGCTGGCGGAGCTCGTCCGCCTGGCGGAGGAGCTAGGCGTCCTCATCTCCTTTGAGCCGGTCCACCGGGCCCCCGGGGTCGTGGGCGAGGTCTGGGACGATTACACCATCGGCAAAGCCGACCTTCCCGAGTACCGGCGGTCCATCGACGGCCTGATCGACATCAAGAGGACGGGCGGCCCCATCATCAACTCCATCACCTACCTCAAGATGGTCCGGGACCAGAGGCGGGATTTTCGGTGCCACGCTCCGGGGATCGTCCTCTCCGTCGCCTCCGACGGTACGGTCCACGCCTGCAGGGTCCAGAAGGAGCCCCTGGGGAACGCATCTCAGGGGCTCGCCTCCGTCTGGGCCGCCTCGAAGAGGAGGAGAGAGGAGATCGTCCGGGAGTGTGGAGGCTGCCTCTTCTTCGGTTACGTCGAGAACAGCCTCCTCTACGACTTCGTCCCCGAGGTCCTCATCCACTACCGGTGGATCTGA
- the lysA gene encoding diaminopimelate decarboxylase, translating into MFGTKDHLRAEGGHLTIDGVDVVDLAEEFGTPLYVTSEARLRANARAYREAFPEALIYFAVKANGNLALLRILAEEGLGADVFSAGELSLVRMAGIPGEKVLFNGNSKRTEELKMALEAGVRISADSLDELLALAEVAKEMGEEAEVAFRVNPDVSAKTHPKIATGLKTSKFGIPWQDLVEVYERAMGLEGVKPVGLHCHIGSQILDTAPFVEAAARMMELAGRIVEVGGKIEMMDFGGGLGIPYTPETAAPTPSQLASGIKPVFEEGCRRLGISPRMILEPGRSIVADSTIFLTRVNVVKRAHVNFVGVDAGFNLLARPMLYDAYHHVVVANKADGRAEERYTVVGPICESGDVLAKDRNLPRIERGDLIAMLDAGAYGFSMASVYNGQPRCPEVLVGGGRAELIRRGEDQSVLLSGQVVPARLLK; encoded by the coding sequence ATGTTCGGGACGAAGGATCACCTGAGGGCGGAAGGGGGGCACCTCACCATCGACGGGGTCGACGTCGTCGACCTCGCCGAGGAGTTCGGAACGCCCCTTTACGTGACGAGCGAGGCGCGGCTGCGGGCGAACGCCCGGGCCTACCGGGAGGCCTTCCCTGAAGCTCTGATCTACTTCGCCGTCAAGGCGAACGGGAACCTGGCCCTCCTCCGGATTCTGGCGGAGGAGGGGCTGGGGGCGGACGTCTTCTCCGCCGGGGAGCTGTCTCTTGTGCGGATGGCGGGGATCCCCGGTGAGAAGGTCCTCTTCAACGGCAACTCCAAGAGGACCGAGGAGCTAAAGATGGCCCTGGAGGCCGGGGTCCGGATCTCCGCCGACTCGCTAGATGAGCTTCTGGCCCTGGCCGAGGTCGCGAAGGAGATGGGCGAGGAGGCGGAGGTGGCCTTCCGGGTCAACCCCGACGTCTCCGCAAAGACCCACCCCAAGATCGCCACCGGCCTGAAGACCTCCAAGTTCGGGATCCCCTGGCAGGATCTCGTCGAGGTATACGAGAGGGCGATGGGCCTGGAAGGGGTGAAACCCGTCGGCCTCCACTGCCACATCGGCTCCCAGATCCTCGATACCGCCCCGTTCGTCGAGGCGGCGGCGAGGATGATGGAGCTGGCGGGCCGGATCGTCGAGGTCGGGGGCAAAATCGAGATGATGGACTTCGGCGGCGGCCTCGGCATACCATACACCCCCGAGACGGCCGCCCCGACGCCGTCACAGCTGGCATCCGGCATCAAGCCGGTCTTCGAGGAGGGGTGCCGGAGGCTCGGGATAAGCCCGAGGATGATCCTGGAGCCGGGGCGGAGCATCGTCGCCGATTCCACCATATTCCTCACCAGGGTGAACGTCGTCAAGAGGGCCCACGTAAACTTCGTCGGCGTCGACGCCGGCTTCAACCTCCTGGCAAGGCCGATGCTCTACGACGCCTACCACCACGTCGTCGTCGCAAACAAGGCCGATGGGAGGGCGGAGGAGAGGTACACCGTCGTCGGCCCCATCTGCGAGAGCGGGGACGTCCTGGCAAAGGATCGGAACCTCCCCCGGATCGAGCGTGGAGACCTCATCGCGATGCTCGACGCCGGAGCCTACGGCTTCTCCATGGCCTCGGTCTACAACGGCCAGCCCCGGTGCCCCGAGGTCCTGGTGGGCGGCGGCCGGGCGGAGCTGATCCGCCGGGGCGAGGACCAGAGCGTCCTCCTCTCGGGGCAGGTCGTCCCGGCCCGGCTCCTGAAGTGA
- a CDS encoding deoxycytidylate deaminase — MDRPSLDEYFMEIASVVATRSTCLRHQVGAVLVREKRILSTGYNGAPMGLPHCLEVGCRRENVESGYRHELCRAVHAEQNAIIQAAIHGVSTSGATLYCTHQPCILCAKIIINSQIQRVVYGNPYPDDEALRFLELAGVEVAMIPSPPPSEEPG; from the coding sequence ATGGACCGCCCCTCCCTCGACGAGTACTTCATGGAGATCGCGAGCGTCGTCGCGACCCGGTCTACATGCCTCCGCCACCAAGTCGGAGCCGTCCTGGTGAGGGAGAAGAGGATCCTCTCCACCGGGTACAACGGCGCCCCGATGGGCCTCCCCCACTGCCTCGAGGTCGGATGCCGCCGCGAGAACGTCGAGAGCGGATACCGCCACGAGCTTTGCCGCGCCGTCCACGCCGAGCAGAACGCCATCATCCAGGCGGCGATCCACGGCGTCAGCACCAGCGGCGCCACCCTCTACTGCACCCACCAGCCCTGCATCCTCTGCGCCAAGATCATCATCAACTCTCAGATCCAGAGGGTCGTCTACGGAAACCCCTACCCCGACGACGAGGCGCTCCGGTTTTTAGAGCTGGCGGGGGTGGAGGTGGCGATGATCCCCTCTCCTCCGCCCTCCGAAGAGCCGGGCTGA
- the lysS gene encoding lysine--tRNA ligase — protein MTIHWADVAAEKLADRSPHTVATGITPSGQIHLGNMREVMTADAVFRAILSRGGEARLIYIADTYDPLRRLYPFLPKSFEEHVGKPLSEIPCPEGCCESYADHFLLPFFDSLERLGIRPEVYRADRMYKDGLYVDAIKTALLKRDDIARILKEVSGRDLPADWSPLDAICESCGRLNSTKVTGFDLEGETAEYVCRCGQSGTASFRGGGKLAWRVDWPARWSILEVTVEPFGKDHATAGGSYDTGKRISEEVYGYPAPYPVVYEWIHLKGKGAMHSSTGIVVTIRDMLDVVPPEVLRYLIIRTKPEKHIEFDPGLPLLTLIEEYDRRAGEERAIELSKVGAEQATAIPYRHMVTAVQIAGDDPEKLMVVLERSGYDTSEGDRILSRAANVRAWLDRYAPPFVKFHLQEALPAKIKNVEPELREALGALAGRIEGKGAEEIHNEVYAVAEERGIEAKELFSAIYVAFLGQKQGPKAGWFLASLDGEFVRERLLAAAAD, from the coding sequence ATGACGATTCACTGGGCCGATGTGGCGGCCGAGAAGCTCGCCGACCGGAGCCCCCATACGGTGGCGACGGGGATCACCCCCTCAGGCCAGATCCACCTCGGCAATATGCGGGAGGTCATGACCGCCGACGCCGTCTTTCGGGCGATCCTCAGCCGGGGCGGCGAGGCCCGGCTGATATACATAGCCGACACCTACGACCCCCTCCGGAGGCTCTATCCCTTCCTGCCGAAGAGCTTCGAGGAGCACGTGGGTAAGCCCCTCTCCGAGATCCCCTGCCCCGAGGGGTGCTGTGAGAGCTACGCCGACCACTTCCTCCTCCCCTTCTTCGACTCCCTGGAGAGGCTGGGGATCAGGCCCGAGGTCTACCGGGCAGACCGGATGTACAAGGACGGCCTCTACGTCGACGCCATCAAGACCGCCCTCCTGAAGAGGGACGATATAGCGAGGATCCTGAAGGAGGTCTCAGGGAGGGACCTTCCCGCCGACTGGTCCCCCCTCGACGCCATCTGCGAGAGCTGCGGGAGGCTGAACAGCACGAAGGTGACGGGATTCGACCTCGAAGGCGAAACGGCCGAGTACGTCTGCCGGTGCGGCCAATCGGGGACGGCGAGCTTCCGGGGCGGGGGGAAGCTCGCCTGGAGGGTCGACTGGCCCGCCCGGTGGTCGATCCTCGAGGTCACCGTCGAGCCCTTCGGAAAAGACCACGCCACCGCCGGGGGATCTTACGACACCGGGAAGAGGATCTCCGAGGAGGTCTACGGGTACCCCGCCCCCTACCCCGTCGTCTACGAGTGGATCCACCTGAAGGGGAAGGGGGCGATGCACTCCTCCACCGGGATCGTCGTGACGATCCGGGATATGCTGGACGTCGTCCCGCCGGAGGTCCTCCGCTACCTGATCATCAGGACGAAGCCCGAGAAGCACATCGAGTTCGACCCCGGCCTCCCCCTCCTCACCCTCATCGAGGAGTACGACCGCAGGGCCGGTGAGGAGAGGGCCATCGAGCTATCGAAGGTCGGGGCGGAGCAGGCTACCGCCATACCCTACCGGCACATGGTGACGGCGGTCCAGATCGCCGGAGACGATCCCGAGAAGCTGATGGTGGTCCTGGAGAGGAGCGGCTACGACACCTCGGAGGGGGACCGGATCCTCTCCCGGGCCGCCAACGTCAGGGCCTGGCTCGACAGGTACGCGCCCCCCTTCGTAAAGTTCCACCTCCAGGAGGCCCTGCCGGCGAAGATCAAGAACGTCGAACCCGAGCTCCGGGAGGCCCTCGGCGCCCTGGCGGGGAGGATCGAGGGGAAGGGCGCCGAGGAGATCCACAACGAGGTCTACGCCGTCGCCGAGGAGAGGGGGATCGAGGCAAAGGAGCTCTTCAGCGCGATATACGTCGCCTTCCTGGGGCAGAAGCAGGGGCCGAAGGCCGGGTGGTTTTTGGCGAGCCTCGACGGCGAGTTCGTGCGGGAGAGGCTCCTCGCAGCCGCCGCCGATTAG
- a CDS encoding nucleoside 2-deoxyribosyltransferase, whose product MRKKTEDKVAVYLAGPLFSRAEVEWAGSLKREMEAALGERIEVIWPFEVASGSKGEIFQANLAALIRSPLMVAVLDGPAVDDGTAWEVGCHFALFGRRAIGIRTDVRKAGEAPDSRVNLMIEEACRAVVGEVGVLLRELAAALEEVSPPELNAIGPKAPEPAE is encoded by the coding sequence ATGAGGAAGAAAACGGAGGATAAGGTCGCCGTCTACCTGGCCGGCCCCCTCTTCAGCCGCGCCGAGGTGGAGTGGGCCGGATCTCTCAAGAGGGAGATGGAGGCGGCCCTGGGGGAGAGGATCGAGGTGATCTGGCCCTTCGAGGTCGCCTCCGGATCGAAGGGGGAGATCTTCCAGGCGAACCTGGCGGCCCTCATCAGGTCTCCCCTGATGGTGGCGGTCCTGGACGGCCCCGCCGTCGACGACGGGACCGCCTGGGAGGTGGGCTGCCACTTCGCCCTCTTCGGCCGGCGGGCGATCGGGATCAGGACCGACGTCAGGAAGGCTGGGGAGGCCCCCGACTCCAGGGTGAACCTGATGATCGAGGAGGCGTGCAGGGCGGTGGTGGGGGAGGTCGGGGTCCTCCTCCGGGAGCTTGCGGCCGCCCTGGAGGAGGTCTCCCCGCCAGAGTTGAACGCCATCGGTCCGAAGGCCCCAGAGCCTGCAGAATGA
- a CDS encoding metallophosphoesterase, translated as MTTARPILNEPLLLVEGRRKVLVAADLHMGIEHQLWLGGASVPSQTGKMLAGLKLRVGEVEPDRVILLGDVKHNLPWTSFQERSEVPSFLQALSDMVEVEIVAGNHDLGIAELAPPEVSVHPPGGVVIDSVGYFHGHTWPDPEVFRAEILVASHLHPAVRLADRIGSGPPERAWVRTPLSREGLREEYGRDLEGPEMTIVPAYNPLCGGYPLDAATREDRGPIPRMARLDLSRVYLLDGTDLGRLDRIRLVQAKRTGKLR; from the coding sequence ATGACGACGGCAAGGCCGATCCTCAACGAGCCCCTCCTCCTGGTGGAGGGGAGGAGAAAGGTGCTGGTGGCCGCAGACCTCCACATGGGGATCGAGCACCAGCTCTGGCTCGGCGGCGCCAGCGTCCCCAGCCAGACCGGAAAGATGCTGGCGGGGCTCAAGCTCCGGGTAGGCGAGGTGGAGCCCGATCGGGTGATCCTCCTCGGGGACGTCAAGCACAACCTCCCCTGGACCTCCTTTCAGGAGAGGAGCGAGGTCCCCTCCTTCCTCCAGGCGCTATCCGACATGGTCGAGGTGGAGATCGTCGCCGGAAACCATGACTTGGGGATAGCTGAGCTCGCCCCGCCGGAGGTGTCCGTCCATCCCCCCGGGGGGGTGGTCATCGACTCCGTCGGCTACTTCCACGGCCACACCTGGCCCGACCCGGAGGTCTTCAGGGCGGAGATCCTGGTGGCCTCCCACCTCCATCCGGCGGTGAGGCTCGCCGACCGGATCGGCTCCGGCCCCCCCGAGAGGGCTTGGGTGAGGACGCCCCTCTCCCGGGAGGGGCTGAGGGAGGAGTACGGCAGGGATCTCGAGGGACCCGAGATGACGATCGTCCCCGCCTATAACCCCCTCTGCGGGGGCTATCCCCTCGACGCCGCCACCCGGGAGGACCGGGGTCCGATTCCTAGGATGGCCCGCCTCGACCTCTCCAGGGTCTACCTACTGGACGGGACGGACCTGGGGAGGCTCGACAGGATACGGCTCGTCCAGGCGAAGAGGACCGGGAAGCTCCGCTGA
- the pyrE gene encoding orotate phosphoribosyltransferase yields MEERERLLELLRTRALRVGRITLSSGRVSDYYVDAREVVLHPEGAYLTGRLLLERIDPEAVAVAGMTLGADPIVAAIAVVGHLQGRDLSALIIRKEPKGHGTGKYVEGPTLPEGSKVAVVDDVVTTGSSLIKSIERLRGEGYRPVQVLAILDREEGGRERLEASGYSLNCLFTRGDLLAR; encoded by the coding sequence ATGGAAGAGAGAGAGAGGCTTCTGGAGCTTTTGAGGACGAGGGCGCTCCGGGTGGGGAGGATCACCCTCTCCTCGGGGAGGGTGAGCGACTACTACGTCGACGCCCGGGAGGTCGTCCTCCACCCCGAGGGGGCGTACCTGACGGGGAGGCTCCTCCTGGAGAGGATCGACCCCGAGGCGGTCGCCGTTGCCGGGATGACCCTGGGGGCGGACCCGATAGTAGCGGCGATAGCCGTCGTCGGCCACCTCCAGGGGCGAGACCTCTCGGCCCTGATCATAAGAAAGGAGCCGAAGGGCCACGGGACGGGGAAGTACGTCGAAGGTCCGACCCTCCCCGAGGGGTCTAAGGTGGCGGTCGTCGACGACGTCGTCACCACGGGGTCGTCTTTGATAAAGTCGATCGAGCGGCTGAGGGGCGAGGGATACCGGCCGGTCCAGGTCCTCGCCATCCTCGACCGGGAGGAGGGCGGAAGGGAGAGGCTGGAGGCCTCCGGCTACAGCTTGAACTGCCTATTCACCAGGGGTGACCTCCTCGCCAGATAG
- a CDS encoding class I SAM-dependent methyltransferase, with amino-acid sequence MREKSLAVLVPRSEAQRTLHRARRLGLLDLSRKTVSREGYVEVPVTGPLPGLEVHHQEAPDFYDRNPELADLLADSISPGERELLPKGWSILGKVIIVKIDPQIESLKARIGEALLEIYPRCSSVLLDRGVAGPFREPDREVIAGSAKTETVHREDGVVFKLDPAKVMFSAGNLQERMRMGRLGGGETVVDMFAGIGYFTLPMAVHSRPKKIIAIEINPVAYGYLAENVRLNGVDGIVVPVHGDCDLVTPRAVADRVVMGYVGTTDQYLDAAIAALRAGGALHYHQTVPEKLYPRKLEEDLAGAGERAGRSVKIERSARVKKYSPGILHAVVDARVDGAE; translated from the coding sequence ATGCGAGAAAAGTCGCTGGCGGTCCTGGTCCCCAGGAGCGAGGCCCAGAGAACGCTACATCGAGCCCGCCGGCTGGGGCTCCTGGACCTCAGCCGTAAGACCGTCTCCAGGGAAGGGTATGTAGAGGTCCCGGTGACGGGGCCCCTCCCGGGGCTGGAGGTGCACCACCAGGAGGCCCCCGATTTTTACGACAGAAACCCGGAGCTCGCCGACCTTCTCGCCGATTCCATATCCCCGGGAGAGAGGGAGCTCCTACCCAAAGGCTGGTCGATCCTGGGGAAGGTGATCATCGTCAAGATAGACCCCCAGATCGAGTCCCTGAAGGCGAGGATCGGCGAGGCGCTCCTGGAGATCTACCCCCGCTGCTCCTCCGTCCTCCTGGACAGAGGCGTCGCCGGCCCCTTCCGGGAGCCGGACCGGGAGGTGATCGCCGGGTCGGCAAAGACGGAGACGGTCCACCGGGAGGACGGGGTCGTCTTCAAGCTCGACCCTGCGAAGGTGATGTTCTCGGCCGGAAACCTCCAGGAGAGGATGAGGATGGGCCGCCTCGGTGGAGGGGAGACCGTCGTCGACATGTTCGCCGGGATCGGCTACTTCACCCTCCCCATGGCGGTCCACTCCCGGCCCAAAAAAATCATCGCCATCGAGATCAATCCGGTCGCCTACGGCTACCTCGCAGAGAACGTCCGGCTCAACGGCGTCGATGGGATCGTCGTCCCCGTTCACGGCGACTGCGATCTGGTGACCCCCAGAGCCGTCGCCGACCGGGTCGTGATGGGGTACGTCGGGACCACAGACCAGTACCTGGACGCCGCCATCGCCGCTCTCCGGGCCGGCGGGGCCCTCCACTACCACCAGACTGTCCCCGAGAAGCTCTACCCACGAAAGCTGGAAGAGGACCTGGCCGGGGCGGGGGAGCGGGCGGGTCGATCGGTGAAGATCGAGAGGTCTGCCCGGGTGAAGAAGTACTCGCCGGGGATCCTCCACGCCGTCGTCGACGCCAGAGTCGACGGAGCCGAATGA
- a CDS encoding MBL fold metallo-hydrolase — translation MASYHDDRGGKRRGKNTIFSFEMDGIRVCHLGDLGHLLSERDAAALGDVDVLMIPVGGVYTLDAGGAKKVVGQIRPKVVIPMHFMTPALTFEVDPPDRFLSGQKVERPGTTFAVSKERLPKGGEGEGEGEGPLIVLLDYK, via the coding sequence ATCGCATCGTACCACGACGACCGGGGCGGAAAGCGAAGGGGCAAGAACACCATCTTCTCCTTCGAGATGGACGGGATCCGGGTCTGCCACCTCGGCGACCTCGGCCACCTCCTCAGCGAGAGAGATGCCGCCGCCCTCGGCGATGTGGACGTTTTGATGATACCCGTCGGCGGGGTATACACCCTCGACGCCGGGGGCGCCAAGAAGGTCGTCGGCCAGATAAGGCCGAAGGTCGTCATCCCCATGCACTTCATGACCCCGGCCCTCACCTTCGAGGTCGATCCCCCCGACCGGTTCCTCTCGGGCCAGAAGGTCGAGCGGCCTGGCACCACCTTCGCCGTCTCGAAGGAGAGGCTGCCGAAAGGTGGCGAGGGGGAGGGAGAGGGGGAGGGGCCGCTGATCGTCCTTCTCGACTACAAATGA
- a CDS encoding HlyC/CorC family transporter — MDLSTTILLALFCLLLCLSAFFSASETALMSLSKIRLIHMLEEKVRGASVINLLREDPNKLLGTILVGNNLVNISASSIATVLAIKYFGDAGVGIATGITTALVLVFAEITPKSLAAQKSEKIALVVAKPIFILTTILAPIVFVFTQIARLFLRLLGCKYNDNLPTITEEELKSLVNLGEEEGVIEDQEKTMICNVFDFKDHLIKDVMIQRMDVVAININASYDEIINKIRTEQYSRFPIYSNKIDNIIGILNVKELVYRDLNEVFDIKKFMKKPYYTFEYMNTSELFNEMKKGRTHMAIVLDEYGGTAGIVTFEDLVEEIVGEISDEYDMHTKEIEIIQEGEYIVNGSTRIEELNELIGTRIESEHYESVGGFIIELMGRLPKQGESVEHMNTKFIIENMERNRIKKIKVLMTETMYEDKLNID; from the coding sequence TTGGATCTAAGTACGACTATACTTTTAGCTTTATTCTGCCTTCTACTGTGCCTATCTGCATTCTTCTCTGCATCTGAGACGGCGTTGATGTCACTCAGCAAAATTCGACTTATTCATATGTTGGAGGAGAAGGTAAGGGGTGCCAGCGTTATAAATCTGCTGAGGGAAGACCCCAACAAACTCCTGGGCACCATCCTTGTAGGCAATAACCTGGTGAACATCAGCGCGTCATCCATCGCTACCGTCTTAGCGATCAAGTACTTCGGCGATGCCGGCGTGGGCATCGCTACTGGGATAACCACCGCTCTAGTCCTCGTATTCGCAGAGATCACTCCTAAATCATTAGCTGCGCAAAAATCTGAAAAAATCGCGCTTGTGGTGGCAAAGCCAATTTTTATTTTAACAACGATTCTGGCTCCGATAGTATTTGTCTTCACGCAGATTGCCCGTCTTTTCTTGCGGCTGCTGGGCTGCAAATACAATGATAACTTGCCCACTATCACTGAAGAGGAACTTAAGTCTCTGGTTAATCTGGGGGAGGAAGAAGGAGTCATTGAAGATCAAGAAAAGACAATGATCTGCAATGTATTCGACTTTAAAGATCATTTGATCAAGGATGTCATGATACAGAGGATGGACGTAGTTGCCATCAATATAAACGCCTCCTATGACGAAATCATCAATAAAATAAGAACGGAGCAGTACTCACGTTTTCCCATCTATAGCAATAAGATCGACAACATCATAGGAATACTCAATGTCAAAGAGCTGGTCTACCGAGATTTGAATGAAGTTTTTGATATAAAAAAGTTTATGAAGAAGCCCTATTATACATTCGAGTATATGAATACCTCCGAACTTTTCAACGAAATGAAGAAGGGACGGACGCACATGGCGATAGTATTGGACGAATATGGGGGCACAGCCGGAATCGTCACCTTCGAAGATCTAGTTGAGGAAATCGTAGGAGAGATCTCAGACGAGTATGATATGCATACCAAAGAGATCGAGATAATCCAGGAAGGAGAATATATCGTCAACGGAAGTACCAGGATCGAGGAACTTAACGAGCTAATCGGGACCAGGATCGAATCAGAGCACTACGAATCCGTAGGCGGATTCATAATTGAGTTAATGGGCAGACTGCCCAAGCAAGGAGAATCTGTCGAGCACATGAACACGAAGTTCATCATCGAAAACATGGAAAGAAACCGGATTAAAAAGATCAAAGTGCTAATGACCGAAACTATGTACGAAGATAAACTCAATATAGATTAA